A stretch of the Streptomyces ortus genome encodes the following:
- a CDS encoding lamin tail domain-containing protein, whose protein sequence is MRIRCALTAVATLGAFAALSTGTAQAAEYSSALKVKGVQYDAPGTDSNRCSGGNTKNEYLTIKNYSRTATVNLKGYVVKDATGNKFTFTASHKLEPGDYVKLRGGRGTDSDAGNVVYRQNCNFIWNNDKDTIYLYKPSGSRADVHSYTKRANDRDGNGYITYHG, encoded by the coding sequence CGCGTTCGCCGCGCTCTCGACCGGCACCGCCCAGGCTGCCGAGTACTCGTCCGCACTGAAGGTCAAGGGCGTCCAGTACGACGCACCCGGGACCGACTCCAACCGCTGTTCCGGGGGGAACACGAAGAACGAGTACCTGACCATCAAGAACTACTCCCGCACCGCGACGGTCAACCTCAAGGGCTACGTCGTCAAGGACGCCACCGGGAACAAGTTCACCTTCACGGCCAGTCACAAGCTGGAGCCCGGCGACTACGTGAAGCTGCGCGGCGGGCGGGGCACCGACTCCGACGCCGGCAATGTCGTCTACCGCCAGAACTGCAATTTCATCTGGAACAACGACAAGGACACCATCTACCTGTACAAGCCCAGCGGCTCCAGGGCTGACGTCCACTCCTACACCAAGCGCGCGAACGACCGCGACGGCAACGGCTACATCACGTACCACGGCTGA
- a CDS encoding DUF1963 domain-containing protein has translation MTSIDERLVREKAAEHGVPDAVARELTARSRPCLYLVPHGDLPESRRKDARPAARAGGLPALPDGVDWPAGKGPLVLSVDCGALPRGALDIELPADGHLLFFTEIEYPPDSAMVLHVPVGTPTTERAATYEFDGEPMQVKVYAPQTLYPLAGLTVDEDWRESPATRAFLDEGGKDDENDDVLDSFEEAVLAAASDGRRPGVTVQVGGFSQSWDMAPDEGDLVLLAQLAGQAIDYDVRTMNLIVGTRQDIAARRYADLQFEQQC, from the coding sequence ATGACATCGATCGACGAGCGGCTCGTTCGCGAGAAAGCCGCCGAACACGGCGTTCCCGACGCCGTGGCACGGGAGTTGACGGCCCGGTCCCGGCCCTGCCTCTATCTGGTGCCGCACGGGGACCTTCCGGAGAGCCGGCGAAAGGACGCCCGCCCGGCCGCGCGAGCAGGCGGGCTTCCCGCGCTGCCGGACGGGGTGGACTGGCCCGCGGGGAAAGGGCCGTTGGTGCTGAGTGTCGACTGCGGCGCCCTGCCCCGTGGCGCGCTCGACATCGAACTGCCCGCCGACGGCCATCTGTTGTTCTTCACCGAGATCGAGTACCCGCCCGACTCGGCCATGGTGCTGCACGTTCCCGTCGGCACTCCGACCACCGAGCGCGCGGCGACGTACGAGTTCGACGGTGAACCCATGCAGGTGAAGGTCTACGCACCCCAGACCCTGTACCCGCTGGCCGGCCTCACCGTCGACGAGGACTGGCGGGAGTCGCCGGCCACCCGCGCCTTCCTGGACGAGGGCGGGAAAGACGACGAGAACGATGACGTGCTGGACAGCTTCGAGGAGGCCGTCCTCGCCGCGGCCTCCGACGGGCGCCGCCCGGGCGTCACCGTGCAGGTCGGCGGGTTCTCCCAGTCCTGGGACATGGCTCCGGACGAGGGCGACCTCGTACTCCTCGCCCAGCTGGCCGGTCAGGCGATCGACTACGACGTCCGCACGATGAACCTGATCGTGGGGACCCGCCAGGACATCGCCGCCCGGCGGTACGCCGACCTCCAGTTCGAGCAGCAGTGCTGA
- a CDS encoding bile acid:sodium symporter family protein produces the protein MSTERPEQHTTADDIRDDTAGDRSARRAVTLFPVLVLAAGALGLLLPGSFTGWGESVPYLLGVVMFCMGITMTPQDFRGVAGRPWAVALGLGAHYVIMPGLGWIIAHLLQLPPQLAAGVILVGCAPSGTASNVVTYLARGDVALSVSVATVSTLVAPLVTPPLTLLLAGEYLPVDAGSMVVDILKTVLLPVLAGVAVRLLASRYVQRALPVLPWLSAVTIGVIVTVVVAGSADAIKSAALLVFVAVVLHNGLGLALGYGAGRLTRLGEPASRAMAFEVGMQNSGLAASLATAHFSPLAALPAAVFSVWHNISGALAAAWLSRRRR, from the coding sequence GTGAGTACCGAACGACCCGAACAGCACACGACCGCCGACGACATCCGCGATGACACCGCGGGCGATCGTTCCGCGCGCCGCGCCGTCACCCTCTTCCCCGTCCTCGTTCTCGCCGCGGGCGCCCTCGGGCTGCTGCTCCCGGGCAGCTTCACCGGCTGGGGCGAGTCGGTGCCGTACCTGCTGGGCGTGGTGATGTTCTGCATGGGCATCACGATGACGCCGCAGGACTTCCGCGGTGTCGCCGGACGGCCCTGGGCGGTGGCCCTCGGGCTGGGCGCGCACTACGTCATCATGCCGGGGCTCGGCTGGATCATCGCCCACCTGCTGCAACTGCCGCCACAGCTCGCGGCCGGGGTCATCCTCGTCGGCTGCGCCCCGAGCGGCACCGCCTCCAACGTGGTGACGTATCTGGCGCGCGGTGACGTCGCGCTGTCCGTCTCCGTGGCCACCGTCTCCACCCTGGTGGCCCCGCTGGTCACGCCGCCGCTGACGCTGCTGCTGGCAGGCGAGTACCTGCCCGTCGACGCCGGTTCGATGGTCGTCGACATCCTCAAGACCGTGCTGCTGCCGGTCCTCGCGGGAGTCGCCGTCCGGCTGCTGGCGAGCCGTTACGTGCAACGGGCCCTGCCCGTGCTGCCCTGGCTGTCCGCCGTGACCATCGGTGTGATCGTGACCGTGGTGGTGGCGGGCAGCGCCGACGCCATCAAGTCGGCGGCCCTGCTGGTGTTCGTCGCCGTCGTGCTCCACAACGGCCTCGGGCTGGCACTCGGCTACGGCGCGGGACGGCTCACCAGGCTGGGCGAGCCGGCGAGCCGCGCCATGGCCTTCGAGGTCGGCATGCAGAACTCGGGGCTGGCGGCCTCCCTGGCCACCGCCCATTTCAGCCCGCTGGCCGCACTGCCCGCCGCCGTCTTCTCCGTCTGGCACAACATCTCCGGCGCGCTGGCCGCCGCCTGGCTGTCACGCCGACGCCGCTGA